In Leishmania donovani BPK282A1 complete genome, chromosome 1, one DNA window encodes the following:
- a CDS encoding long chain fatty acid CoA ligase, putative, protein MGGCVVSLMECKARSDEVPWEFSEDVKSYGPLSVAVAGTQTPNSSAVYVNGKRSTLAEQQECAKRFYYGPNQTQRFARLCQENLDDVALAYRRIEKMEKEQVAGASRPMDVAYFSAQCDLTYRELWHAVTGFSRGLAELGLEKRANVTIYEETRWEWLASIYGIWMQDMVAATVYANLGEDALFYALRETECEAILCNGKNVPNLLRGVGSGAFPACTLIYLDNLPAAGCAELHGCRVLSWEDVVALGHGAGAHHGAAPPEDNESVALIMYTSGTTGDPKGVMHTHGSIVAGILTMDDWLYSVIKHRPDDVYLSYLPLAHIMEFGVVNILLARRAHVAFGTPRTLTDATARPHGDFTQFRPTLLIGVPRIFDTLKKAVEAKLPPVGTLKRQVFDHAYQSRLAALKEGKDTPYWNEKVFSLPRAALGGRVRAFLSGGGPLSESTQEFVNVVFGCIVNGWGLTETVCIGAIQRLGDLTPSAVGQVLCSEQLKLLDIDEYKHTDTPEPRGEICLRGPFLFKGYYKQPELTREVLDEDGWFHTGDVGSIDSEGRVSIVGRVKALAKNCLGEYIALEVLEAIYSSHPLVLNNCVCVLVDPCKNYICALVLTDEGRVTRFAKANRIEGEYPALLEKKELLEKAAASMAETARAARRRDFELVRRVSLIDDEWSPEKGQLTAALKLRRGAVAKQYEKQIACLFAE, encoded by the coding sequence ATGGGCGGTTGTGTCGTGTCGCTGATGGAGTGCAAGGCCCGCAGCGACGAGGTGCCGTGGGAGTTCTCCGAGGACGTGAAGAGCTACGGCCCCTTGAGCGTGGCAGTCGCAGGCACGCAAACCCCCAACAGCTCCGCCGTGTACGTGAACGGCAAGCGGTCCACGCTGGCGGAACAGCAGGAGTGTGCGAAGAGGTTCTACTACGGCCCTAACCAGACGCAGCGTTTTGCGAGGCTATGCCAGGAGAACCTCGATGACGTGGCTCTGGCGTACCGCCGCATCGAGAAGATGGAAAAGGAGCAGGTGGCGGGCGCATCGCGGCCGATGGACGTCGCGTACTTCTCCGCGCAATGTGACCTCACGTACCGGGAGCTGTGGCACGCCGTGACCGGCTTCAGCCGCGGCCTCGCCGAGCTCGGGCTCGAGAAACGCGCCAACGTGACCATCTACGAGGAAACGCGCTGGGAGTGGCTGGCGTCTATCTACGGCATCTGGATGCAGGACAtggtcgccgccaccgtctaCGCCAACCTCGGCGAGGACGCTCTCTTCTACGCACTGCGCGAGACAGAGTGCGAGGCGATTCTGTGCAACGGCAAGAACGTGCCGAatctgctgcgcggcgtcggcagcggtgccttcCCTGCGTGCACGCTCATCTACTTGGACAATCTGCCGGCGGCAGGGTGCGCGGAGCTGCACGGGTGCCGCGTGTTGTCGTGGGAggacgtggtggcgctgggccacggcgcgggtgcgcaccacggcgccgcgccaccggaGGACAACGAATCAGTGGCACTGATCATGTACACGAGCGGCACGACCGGTGACCCGAAGGGCgtcatgcacacgcacggcagcatcgtcgccggTATCCTCACCATGGACGACTGGCTCTACAGCGTCATCAAGCACAGACCGGATGATGTCTACCTCTCCTACCTACCACTGGCGCACATCATGGAGTTCGGTGTGGTGAACATCCTCCTCGCCCGCCGCGCCCACGTCGCGTTCggcacgccgcgcacgcTGACGGACGCCACGGCGCGGCCGCACGGCGACTTTACCCAGTTCCGCCCAACGCTGCTCATCGGCGTGCCGCGCATCTTCGACACGCTCAAGAAGGCCGTCgaggcgaagctgccgccggtgggCACGCTCAAGCGACAGGTGTTCGACCACGCCTACCAGAGccggctggcggcgctgaaggagggCAAGGACACGCCGTACTGGAACGAGAAGGTGTTCAGTCTGCCACGCGCGGCTCTGGGAggtcgcgtgcgcgcctttctcagcggcggcggcccacTCTCCGAGTCCACGCAGGAGTTCGTGAACGTGGTTTTTGGGTGCATCGTCAACGGCTGGGGCCTCACGGAGACGGTGTGCATCGGTGCCATTCAACGGCTGGGTGACCTGACGCCGTCTGCCGTAGGCCAGGTGCTCTGTTCGGAGCAGCTGAAGCTGCTCGACATTGACGAGTACAAGCACACGGACACGCCCGAGCCGCGCGGCGAGATCTGCCTGCGCGGCCCGTTCCTTTTCAAGGGCTACTACAAGCAGCCGGAGCTGACGCGCGAGGTGCTGGACGAGGATGGCTGGTTCCACACCGGCGACGTTGGCAGCATCGACAGCGAAGGTCGCGTCTCCATAGTGGGGCGCGTcaaggcgctggcgaagaaCTGCCTGGGCGAGTACAtcgcgctggaggtgctcgAAGCCATCTACAGCAGCCACCCGCTGGTCCTGAACAactgtgtatgtgtgttggTGGACCCGTGCAAGAACTACATCTGCGCCCTCGTGCTCACAGACGAGGGCCGCGTGACGCGCTTCGCGAAGGCGAACAGGATCGAGGGCGAGTACCCGGCCCTACTAgagaagaaggagctgctggagaaaGCCGCCGCGTCGATGGCGGAGACGGcccgcgcggcgcggcgccgcgactTCGAGCTTGTGCGCCGTGTTTCCCTTATCGATGACGAGTGGTCGCCGGAGAAGGGTCAGCtaacggcggcgctgaagctaaggcgcggcgctgtcgctaAGCAGTATGAAAAACAAATCGCATGCTTGTTCGCGGAGTGA